The Ailuropoda melanoleuca isolate Jingjing chromosome 15, ASM200744v2, whole genome shotgun sequence genomic sequence TCCTCAGGTTTCAAGAAACATCAGAACTGCCTGGGGAGATGGTTAACAATAGGCATTGCCAGGCCCTCTTCTAACATTCTGGATCcaaaaggtgggggtggggccctggGAACAGACATGTAAACAAGCTCCCGTGGTGAGTCTAAGGCGGCTGGCTCTGATCTAGAACCTGGCGAGCATCCAGGGAGGCAGCACAGGGCAGTGGGGAGCAGGTCTGTCGTGGCCATCCCCCTCCACGCTGGTACCATGTCTGGGTCGTTCCAGTGCCCAGGGCCTGCCACCGGCTGCAGGATGTCCTGGTTGTCCACAAACCAGTCCAGGATGGAGAGCACGCTACTCCACGAGTCCTGGATGTCGTCGTAGTTGCGCCAGAGGTTGCAGATCTCTGCCAGCAGAGTGTAGTTCACCTGGATGTTGGCGGAAGGCAGAGTCCAGCCCCAGAGTCACGCCCTGCAGCCTCAGGCCGGCACAGGGGCTGAGGAGCCTCGGCAGCAGACacggagggtgggggagggggaagagaacaGGCCCTGAGCCAGATCAGGGTGAGACAGGTCTCCCCTGCCCTCTCATGCCACCTGGGGCTGAGCCCAGGGTATGGGCCGAGGCTGGTGTACCCACAACCCTCCCCACCGCACTCCTGCCCCTGTATTCTCTGAGTCCCACCACCTGCCAGCACTCTCCCTCAGGTCTGCCGGTCTGATCCCACCCTTTCTAGTGTCCTAGGTGCTGGAGGGCCCCTGGGGAGGCTCAGCTCCACCTGCCTGGCCTCACCAGCCTTCTGGATCTCCTGGCCCACTCAGTACAACCAGGATACTGCAGACTTGCTGGGTGATATATGTCAGCCCATGACATGTGGTTCCTATGCCTTGGACACCCATCCCTTCAGCCCAGCTCACaagtgtttcctcttctctagACCCAGGGCTGGCTGAGGCCCCCCCGGGGCAGTTATAACCCTCTCTTAGACCCACAAATCAGCACATGGGCAGCTATGATGAGAGCAGCCCTGACTGCACAGGAGGCAAGGAGGCTCGGGTGTGGGGTGCATTGCCAGGCAGGGGCACAGAATGGCTTACCTTTGGGGGAAGGCCCCCTTCATAGGCCGGCCAACTGCAGGAGAAGGCAATGGGGCGGCCTGTGGCATTCAGGGCAGCTGCCATCTTGGGGTACCCTGGAGAAGCCCAACCCCCACATTTTAGGACTGAGAAGGCTCAGGAGGAAATCTGAGGCCTCAGTCCAAACCTCCCACCaaatgtgaggaaactgaggctcaaaagaGGAGGTGCCTCCCCCTGTACCCAGAGCTGCACACACTTCCCTGGCGGGGCATGGTAGGAAGCCTGGGAGGCAAGAATGCCCCCAGCCTCTGGTGCGGGGAATTGGGAAATACTACCCCGTGGCGGGCACAAGGACAGATAAGCTCAAGCTTAGTCAGGTGGGCACCTGTGAGCTTTCCGTGACCGCCCCTCCCTGTCTACCTGATGGCCTCCAGCCAGCTCGAGGACCCACCCTTGGCCCGTTCCTCGGGGGTCGAAAAGCAGCCGTCCAACTTCAGCATGTCCACCTTCCACTCGGCAAAGGTCTGAGCGTCCTGAATCACCTTGTCTAGCGTGGTGCCTGGGTAGCCCATACAGGTGAAGTTGCCCATGTCCTCGTAGATGCCCAGCTTCAGGCCCAGGGAGTGAGCCTGTGGAGGGTTGAGGACACTGCGGGCTCAGGCGGGGAGCCACCTCACAGGCACAGCTGACCAGGCCCCATTATAAAACTATCCATGGCTCCCCGCTGTCCAGAGGAAAGGGTCTCAGTTTGCTGGCCTGGGCTCTGCCAACCATGGTCCTTCTCACTCCTACACACACCTCCCGTGGGCAGTTGCTGGCTTCTAGGCCGGGCTTCTGCCATCCCCTCTGCCTCGAATGCCATCTCTCTTGTATCAGCTCAAGAACTGCCTCCTCTCGTGAATTTTTCTGAAATCCCAGGCTGGATAAGATCCTTTCCTGGCTCTTACCCACCACAGTGGGCCAAAATGAGCTGTTCATTTATCTGTTTCCCCCACCAGACTGATTTCTCAAGCAGGGATTGTGGAAATGAACCCTAAGTGAAGTGGTGCCAGTTGGGACGGGAGGGAGTGTGGTCTGGACCCCCAGCTAacgggcagggctggggtggggctcacATAGTCAGCCAGGAAGGCAATGCCGTTCGGGAAGCGCTTGGGGTCGGGCACCAGGCGGCCTTTGGCGTCACGCCCACCAATCCAGCAGTCGTCGATGTTAAGGTACGTGTAGCCTAGGTCCCGCCATCCATCCTGTGCCAGGTGGTCGGCCATCTCCATGAAGAGTCGCTCACTGGTGAGAGGCAGAGGATGGGGCAGCTCAgtgaccccccacccccttcttcaGAGCTTTTCAGACTTCTCAGATAATCTGAGTGTGAATCCAAGCTATAAGAACCATCATCAGGGTGGAATGAAAGGCCCAACCTGGTTGGGCCCCCAGGCTTGcaagactgagccagcctggctcTCACAATTATCTCCTTTCAGTGGCCTCAGGGGCTGGGTCCACCACAACGCCCCTGCCCCACTGGCCTGACAGTTCCCACCGAGGCCCCACGCAGGTCACGGGCTGTCTCCGATGTCCCAAAAGTCACCTCCGGCTGCATTCTCTCTGGGATGGGGCGCTCTGCCCCACCCTCTTTTCTAGCTGACCCTCCGCTCTCTGCCCCCCCTCTGCTGGGTCTTGGGCAAGGCTTGTGAGGTGTGGGCCTTCCTCACCTGATGCAGTTCTTTGGGTCCTCATCACAGTTGGTGTTGCAGCGAAAGCGTTCCCAGGCCAGCCAGCCCATGGGTGGCTTCCGCAGGAGCCCATTCTCTAGCACCAGCACCTCGGCCACCAGGGCCAGCAAGACCACTGCAGGCGGGTTGGAAGGATGACTGTCAGCGGCTCCCATAGCCCCAGCCCTCACGCTACCCCATCCATATGCTGTTTGGCTCTGCAGAGCCCTTAGGGAAACCAGACTCCTGGGCTTAAGGCAGAACTAGCTCTTCTGCGACTGCTGGCCCTGACAGTCACAGTGAGGGGGCTCACGGTGCCTGGCGCAGGGCAGTGTGTTTGAGGGCTGAGTCCCCACTCGCTGTTGCCACCGCAGTGCTGAATTTGTAAAAAAACTCACACCTGAGGTTGTATCCTTTCTATACCTTGACCAGCTCCCCCCACTGACACACAACTTAACAGAACATGGTAGTCAGactccaggtctcctgactcccatcCAGAGCTCTTTGCTCTCCACCATAGATCCCCCCCAAGAGGCCTCAGAAGGGCTTAAGGGGTCAACCAGGTTGGACCTGCACCTAGCCAGCTCATCTGGATGAACCCTTGCCCCCTCAggcctgtt encodes the following:
- the NAGA gene encoding alpha-N-acetylgalactosaminidase, whose amino-acid sequence is MLLKTVVLLALVAEVLVLENGLLRKPPMGWLAWERFRCNTNCDEDPKNCISERLFMEMADHLAQDGWRDLGYTYLNIDDCWIGGRDAKGRLVPDPKRFPNGIAFLADYAHSLGLKLGIYEDMGNFTCMGYPGTTLDKVIQDAQTFAEWKVDMLKLDGCFSTPEERAKGYPKMAAALNATGRPIAFSCSWPAYEGGLPPKVNYTLLAEICNLWRNYDDIQDSWSSVLSILDWFVDNQDILQPVAGPGHWNDPDMLLVGNFGLSFEQARAQMALWTVLAAPLFMSTDLRTISAQNTDILQNPLMIKINQDPLGIQGRRILREKSHIEVFVRPLANEASALVFFSRRTDMPYRYHSSLAQLNFNSSNTYEAQNVYTGDVISGLHTQTNFTVIINPSGVVMWYLYPIRKLGTPQH